The Malus sylvestris chromosome 12, drMalSylv7.2, whole genome shotgun sequence genome contains a region encoding:
- the LOC126592904 gene encoding laccase-7-like isoform X2: MAHLPFVLACSLTLLASSVASGAIVEHSFSVNNLTVSRLCRNQSIIVVNGCYPGPTIHARDGDTLIVHVLNQSPYNITIHWHGIFQLLSAWADGAAYVTQCPIRPGQCFTYKFNITRQEGTLWWHAHISWLRATVHGALIIHPKAGPSFHFLKPTEEVPILLGEWYNGNVVDIEEEGLATGIAPNSSNAYTINGLPGDLYDCSQNQTYQLNVVRGDTYLLRLINVALNNQLFFKIANHKMTVVAIDTTYTTPYVTDMVVTGPGQTTDVLVKFNQPIGSYYMAATPYASANIDFDNTTTRGIIVYKNSKSSTPIMPALPNPHDTSLAHKFYTNLTCLIGGPQWVPVPLQVDKHMFVTIGMNLEVCPKNATCQGPLFSRLSASMNNESFVLPRDTSMMEAHFNNVSGVYTRDFPDEPPVKFDYTNTNVSFNPSLIYAPKSTKVNTLKFNSTIEIVLQNTAFLAIENHLIHLHGFNFHVLAQGFGNYDPINDPKKFNFVNPQIRNTIGVPVGGWAVIRFQANNPGNCGIYAIWERKLS, encoded by the exons ATGGCACACTTACCCTTTGTGCTAGCTTGTTCTCTAACTCTATTGGCTTCTTCAGTAGCCTCTGGGGCAATTGTTGAGCATTCTTTTAGT GTGAACAACTTGACTGTTAGCCGATTGTGCCGGAATCAATCGATTATTGTAGTAAATGGGTGCTATCCCGGACCAACAATACATGCACGAGATGGAGACACACTTATCGTCCACGTTTTAAACCAGTCGCCCTACAACATTACTATTCACTG GCATGGAATCTTTCAGCTTCTAAGTGCATGGGCAGATGGAGCTGCATATGTAACTCAATGCCCTATACGCCCTGGACAATGCTTTACTTACAAATTTAATATCACCAGACAAGAAGGCACCCTTTGGTGGCATGCCCACATTTCGTGGCTCCGCGCAACCGTCCACGGCGCACTCATAATCCACCCGAAAGCCGGTCCATCCTTCCATTTCCTCAAGCCCACCGAAGAAGTTCCCATCTTATTAG GAGAGTGGTACAATGGTAATGTTGTTGACATTGAGGAGGAAGGCTTGGCTACCGGAATTGCTCCTAATAGTTCAAATGCTTACACCATAAATGGACTTCCTGGTGATCTATACGACTGCTCTCAAAATC AGACATATCAACTCAATGTGGTGAGAGGAGATACCTACCTCCTACGCCTAATCAACGTTGCACTCAATAACCAACTCTTCTTCAAGATAGCCAATCACAAGATGACAGTTGTTGCCATCGACACCACCTACACCACTCCATATGTCACCGACATGGTGGTTACTGGACCTGGTCAAACCACTGATGTTCTTGTCAAATTCAATCAACCTATCGGATCTTATTACATGGCCGCCACTCCGTATGCTAGCGCGAACATCGACTTTGATAACACGACCACTAGAGGCATCATCGTCTACAAGAACTCCAAGTCATCAACCCCCATTATGCCAGCCTTGCCCAACCCTCACGACACGTCGTTGGCCCACAAGTTCTATACTAATCTCACTTGCCTCATCGGCGGGCCTCAATGGGTCCCGGTCCCACTTCAAGTGGACAAGCACATGTTCGTGACAATCGGCATGAACTTGGAAGtgtgtcccaaaaatgccacatGTCAAGGCCCACTCTTTAGTCGATTGTCCGCTAGCATGAACAACGAGTCATTCGTGCTTCCGAGAGATACATCAATGATGGAAGCACATTTTAACAACGTGAGTGGGGTTTACACCAGAGATTTTCCTGACGAGCCTCCGGTAAAGTTTGATTACACGAACACGAATGTCAGCTTCAACCCATCGCTAATATACGCGCCAAAATCTACCAAGGTCAACACGCTAAAGTTCAATTCAACGATAGAGATCGTGCTTCAAAACACAGCATTTTTGGCGATCGAGAACCATCTTATCCATCTCCACGGCTTCAATTTTCATGTGTTGGCACAAGGGTTTGGTAACTACGACCCGATTAATGACCCCAAAAAATTCAACTTCGTTAATCCGCAAATCCGTAACACAATTGGTGTGCCGGTCGGAGGATGGGCTGTGATTAGGTTTCAAGCAAATAATCCAG GCAACTGTGGGATTTACGCTATTTGGGAAAGAAAGCTTAGTTGA
- the LOC126592904 gene encoding laccase-7-like isoform X1 — protein MAHLPFVLACSLTLLASSVASGAIVEHSFSVNNLTVSRLCRNQSIIVVNGCYPGPTIHARDGDTLIVHVLNQSPYNITIHWHGIFQLLSAWADGAAYVTQCPIRPGQCFTYKFNITRQEGTLWWHAHISWLRATVHGALIIHPKAGPSFHFLKPTEEVPILLGEWYNGNVVDIEEEGLATGIAPNSSNAYTINGLPGDLYDCSQNQTYQLNVVRGDTYLLRLINVALNNQLFFKIANHKMTVVAIDTTYTTPYVTDMVVTGPGQTTDVLVKFNQPIGSYYMAATPYASANIDFDNTTTRGIIVYKNSKSSTPIMPALPNPHDTSLAHKFYTNLTCLIGGPQWVPVPLQVDKHMFVTIGMNLEVCPKNATCQGPLFSRLSASMNNESFVLPRDTSMMEAHFNNVSGVYTRDFPDEPPVKFDYTNTNVSFNPSLIYAPKSTKVNTLKFNSTIEIVLQNTAFLAIENHLIHLHGFNFHVLAQGFGNYDPINDPKKFNFVNPQIRNTIGVPVGGWAVIRFQANNPGIWYMHCHLDVHLSWGLGLAFEVENGPTLESTLPPPPLDLPKC, from the exons ATGGCACACTTACCCTTTGTGCTAGCTTGTTCTCTAACTCTATTGGCTTCTTCAGTAGCCTCTGGGGCAATTGTTGAGCATTCTTTTAGT GTGAACAACTTGACTGTTAGCCGATTGTGCCGGAATCAATCGATTATTGTAGTAAATGGGTGCTATCCCGGACCAACAATACATGCACGAGATGGAGACACACTTATCGTCCACGTTTTAAACCAGTCGCCCTACAACATTACTATTCACTG GCATGGAATCTTTCAGCTTCTAAGTGCATGGGCAGATGGAGCTGCATATGTAACTCAATGCCCTATACGCCCTGGACAATGCTTTACTTACAAATTTAATATCACCAGACAAGAAGGCACCCTTTGGTGGCATGCCCACATTTCGTGGCTCCGCGCAACCGTCCACGGCGCACTCATAATCCACCCGAAAGCCGGTCCATCCTTCCATTTCCTCAAGCCCACCGAAGAAGTTCCCATCTTATTAG GAGAGTGGTACAATGGTAATGTTGTTGACATTGAGGAGGAAGGCTTGGCTACCGGAATTGCTCCTAATAGTTCAAATGCTTACACCATAAATGGACTTCCTGGTGATCTATACGACTGCTCTCAAAATC AGACATATCAACTCAATGTGGTGAGAGGAGATACCTACCTCCTACGCCTAATCAACGTTGCACTCAATAACCAACTCTTCTTCAAGATAGCCAATCACAAGATGACAGTTGTTGCCATCGACACCACCTACACCACTCCATATGTCACCGACATGGTGGTTACTGGACCTGGTCAAACCACTGATGTTCTTGTCAAATTCAATCAACCTATCGGATCTTATTACATGGCCGCCACTCCGTATGCTAGCGCGAACATCGACTTTGATAACACGACCACTAGAGGCATCATCGTCTACAAGAACTCCAAGTCATCAACCCCCATTATGCCAGCCTTGCCCAACCCTCACGACACGTCGTTGGCCCACAAGTTCTATACTAATCTCACTTGCCTCATCGGCGGGCCTCAATGGGTCCCGGTCCCACTTCAAGTGGACAAGCACATGTTCGTGACAATCGGCATGAACTTGGAAGtgtgtcccaaaaatgccacatGTCAAGGCCCACTCTTTAGTCGATTGTCCGCTAGCATGAACAACGAGTCATTCGTGCTTCCGAGAGATACATCAATGATGGAAGCACATTTTAACAACGTGAGTGGGGTTTACACCAGAGATTTTCCTGACGAGCCTCCGGTAAAGTTTGATTACACGAACACGAATGTCAGCTTCAACCCATCGCTAATATACGCGCCAAAATCTACCAAGGTCAACACGCTAAAGTTCAATTCAACGATAGAGATCGTGCTTCAAAACACAGCATTTTTGGCGATCGAGAACCATCTTATCCATCTCCACGGCTTCAATTTTCATGTGTTGGCACAAGGGTTTGGTAACTACGACCCGATTAATGACCCCAAAAAATTCAACTTCGTTAATCCGCAAATCCGTAACACAATTGGTGTGCCGGTCGGAGGATGGGCTGTGATTAGGTTTCAAGCAAATAATCCAG GAATCTGGTACATGCACTGTCATTTGGACGTTCATCTGTCATGGGGCCTAGGCTTGGCTTTTGAGGTTGAAAATGGACCTACTCTAGAATCTACTTTGCCTCCGCCACCACTTGACCTGCCCAAATGTTAG
- the LOC126593188 gene encoding L-type lectin-domain containing receptor kinase VIII.2-like, with the protein MAASSISHHFAAVAFLIFFLRTTSAASNSSFSFNHFGKVSNFGSDIALYGDAEVVNGGYAVQLTSSVSSSAGRAVYKKPMKLYEGKPRKSVSFFMNFSFSISNGGGDGLAFVVVPKGFNLSLFGNSSFGLSLRHGESKFKVVAVKFDALSDGKVHVGIDVGGSVSATVSNVSAKNLGPSSANKTQGWIDYEAGSNRLEVRLSKFGGPKPVDPLLWYPIDLSKMWGDKEVFVGLSAMSRNSSQTCSVYSWSFEQRHVPHWMHSQPLDPKAVAKNSKAEALEKKKDCTKRAFGAMVFGVACGALASFVGLYLWTVFGNRRPVVPEGYAEKSKEFEYEKMKVVADNKTIEDGKQ; encoded by the coding sequence ATGGCCGCATCTTCCATCTCCCACCACTTCGCTGCCGTAGCTTTCCTCATTTTCTTCCTCAGAACCACTTCCGCCGCCTCTAACTCCTCCTTTTCTTTCAACCATTTCGGTAAAGTTTCAAACTTTGGGTCAGATATTGCTCTGTACGGAGATGCAGAGGTCGTCAATGGCGGATACGCAGTTCAGCTCACCAGTTCAGTGAGCTCGAGCGCCGGCAGAGCTGTTTACAAGAAACCCATGAAGCTGTATGAAGGTAAGCCTCGGAAATCCGTGTCTTTTTTTATGAACTTCTCGTTTTCTATTTCCAACGGCGGTGGGGATGGATTGGCGTTTGTAGTGGTTCCAAAGGGTTTTAATCTTAGCCTATTTGGGAACAGCTCTTTTGGGCTTTCTCTGCGACATGGTGAAAGTAAATTCAAAGTTGTTGCTGTTAAATTTGATGCATTGAGTGATGGAAAAGTTCATGTTGGGATTGATGTGGGTGGTTCTGTTTCTGCTACAGTAAGCAATGTTTCTGCTAAGAATTTGGGTCCAAGTAGTGCGAATAAAACGCAAGGTTGGATCGATTACGAAGCGGGTTCGAATCGATTAGAAGTTAGGCTGAGTAAATTCGGTGGTCCGAAGCCGGTTGATCCTCTGCTGTGGTATCCGATTGATTTGTCGAAAATGTGGGGAGATAAGGAAGTGTTTGTGggattgagtgcaatgagtagGAATTCGTCTCAGACATGTTCTGTGTACTCTTGGAGCTTTGAGCAAAGGCATGTTCCTCACTGGATGCACTCGCAGCCGCTAGATCCCAAGGCCGTTGCTAAGAACTCGAAGGCGGAGGCTTTGGAAAAGAAGAAGGATTGTACAAAAAGGGCATTCGGAGCAATGGTTTTCGGTGTTGCTTGTGGAGCATTGGCGTCGTTTGTTGGACTGTATCTGTGGACCGTCTTTGGCAATAGGCGTCCGGTGGTGCCGGAGGGGTATGCTGAGAAGTCGAAAGAGTTTGAGTACGAGAAAATGAAAGTAGTTGCAGATAATAAAACCATCGAAGATGGAAAGCAGTAG